One part of the Anopheles coustani chromosome 2, idAnoCousDA_361_x.2, whole genome shotgun sequence genome encodes these proteins:
- the LOC131264594 gene encoding uncharacterized protein LOC131264594, with protein sequence MDVLASIRSASDLVTITDNEEELVKVLQQAGLLATCMLCEKCGRFMTLKSTKRANSCKWVCIKTRSCPGNECTVRTGSIFNNSTLSLGQLMRVVFAWARNTKLEFAAADSGTSRKTAGKWYQILRKLSADHVFHHQNQIGGEGCVVELDESVVTKRKYHRGRMSYNNQVWVFGGICRETRDIFVEIVEKRDRATLHNLIVTHVRPGTTIMTDCWRSYNGLSLHGFIHQSINHSQYFIHPEDPTVHTQNIENVWRWLKPFLREKGTNRAGLMEYIREYEVKRRNDDTFLTILNIIKIAQS encoded by the coding sequence atggatgttttggcatcGATCCGCAGTGCGAGTGATCTTGTAACGATCACTGATAATGAAGAAGAACTAGTGAAGGTGCTGCAACAGGCGGGGTTGCTCGCCACTTGCATGTTGTGCGAGAAGTGTGGCCGCTTCATGACATTGAAGTCTACGAAGCGTGCTAATTCGTGCAAGTGGGTTTGCATAAAAACCCGAAGCTGCCCCGGGAATGAATGTACGGTCCGTACGGGCAGTATATTCAATAATTCCACCCTTTCATTGGGGCAGCTTATGCGAGTGGTTTTTGCTTGGGCGCGTAACACCAAGCTAGAGTTCGCGGCTGCCGATTCCGGTACATCGCGAAAGACCGCTGGAAAGTGGTATCAAATATTGAGAAAATTGAGTGCCGATCACGTGTTTCACCATCAAAATCAAATTGGTGGCGAGGGATGCGTCGTTGAACTCGACGAATCTGTCGTCACCAAGCGGAAATATCATCGGGGACGAATGTCCTACAACAACCAAGTGTGGGTTTTTGGAGGCATTTGTCGTGAAACCCGCGATATTTTCGTTGAGATTGTGGAGAAGCGTGATCGTGCAACTCTTCACAATCTCATTGTGACCCATGTCCGTCCGGGCACAACAATAATGACCGATTGTTGGAGGTCTTACAATGGGCTAAGCTTGCACGGTTTCATCCATCAGTCCATAAACCATTCTCAGTATTTTATTCACCCTGAAGACCCCACGGTGCACACGCAGAATATTGAGAATGTCTGGCGATGGTTGAAACCGTTTCTGAGAGAAAAAGGTACAAATCGAGCCGGTTTGATGGAGTACATTAGGGAGTACGAAGTCAAACGCCGAAACGATGATACTTTTTTGACTATTTTGAACATCATCAAAATAGCCCAGAGCTAG